A genomic region of Zea mays cultivar B73 chromosome 6, Zm-B73-REFERENCE-NAM-5.0, whole genome shotgun sequence contains the following coding sequences:
- the LOC100382192 gene encoding putative ENTH/ANTH/VHS superfamily protein: protein MSIRKALGAVKDHATIGIARVTGAVAPDLDVAIVRATSHDDAPPDERHAREVLRLASATGAAPACIASLARRLSRTRDYVVAAKCLSLLQRLASAEGDVEGGAGTRPFLHELLRPAVSGRRAGEPVLALLLDFRDDAHPGSWDHSAFVRAYATYLLDRVRFLVLLLPAPPRFSDGRVAPGPPQAPADDMDAEALLGRARHLRHLLDRLLACRPAGAAGASRVVRAALHPMLRDSFRVYEDVALLLALLLDRFFDMDYSDCVKAFETYVGTAKQIDALRAFYAWCEDAGIARSSDFPDVKRVDDKLLETMEQFLRERGRAGRAWASPPAPSRLAHQPDANAQGDDGHVDGMNSIKVLPAPSTRSIGAEPATPRPAEEASQSDLVDLRETAATADEEGNKLALALFSAPPATNGSWVTFPSGPDAAPEPAVTSAWHTPAAEPRNADWELALVETASNLSKQAASLGGGMDTLLLGGMYDHGAVRRQVAAPGSASSMALLPGHQVAPVLMLLGPDGSTARQVAGGDPFAASLAVPPPSYVQMAEMERKQQLLVQEQQMWAQYRHGGMQGQPAGFNNGLAGGSVFAPNAAMAVPYGGYGYY from the coding sequence ATGTCCATCCGCAAGGCACTGGGCGCGGTGAAGGACCATGCGACGATCGGCATCGCGCGGGTGACGGGCGCCGTGGCGCCCGACCTGGACGTGGCCATCGTGCGCGCCACCTCCCACGACGACGCGCCCCCGGACGAGCGCCACGCGCGGGAGGTGCTCCGCCTCGCGTCCGCCACGGGCGCCGCCCCCGCCTGCATCGCCTCACTCGCTCGCCGCCTCTCCCGGACCCGCGACTACGTCGTCGCCGCCAAGTGCCTCTCGCTGCTGCAGCGCCTCGCCTCCGCCGAGGGCGACGTGGAGGGCGGAGCCGGCACGCGGCCGTTCCTCCACGAGCTGCTCCGCCCCGCCGTCTCGGGCCGCCGCGCGGGAGAGCCCGTCCTCGCGCTGCTCCTCGACTTCCGCGACGACGCACACCCGGGGTCCTGGGACCACTCCGCCTTCGTCCGCGCCTACGCCACCTACCTCCTCGACCGCGTCCGCTTCCTCGTCCTGCtcctccccgcgccgccgcgcttTTCCGACGGCCGCGTCGCGCCGGGACCACCGCAGGCGCCGGCGGACGACATGGACGCGGAGGCGCTCCTGGGCCGCGCGCGCCACCTGCGGCACctgctcgaccgcctcctggcgtgCCGCCCCGCGGGCGCCGCCGGTGCCAGCCGCGTCGTGCGCGCCGCGCTCCACCCGATGCTCAGGGACAGCTTCCGCGTCTACGAGGACGTGGCGCTCCTGCTCGCCCTCCTCCTCGACCGCTTCTTCGACATGGACTACTCCGACTGCGTCAAGGCCTTCGAGACCTACGTCGGCACCGCCAAGCAGATTGACGCGCTCCGGGCCTTCTATGCCTGGTGCGAGGACGCCGGCATCGCGCGCTCGTCCGACTTCCCTGACGTCAAGCGCGTCGACGACAAGTTGCTCGAGACGATGGAGCAGTTCCTGAGGGAGCGCGGCAGGGCGGGGCGCGCCTGGGCATCACCGCCGGCGCCATCACGACTCGCACACCAGCCTGATGCGAACGCGCAAGGCGACGACGGCCATGTCGACGGCATGAACAGCATCAAGGTGCTCCCGGCGCCGTCAACGCGCTCCATCGGCGCTGAGCCTGCCACACCCAGACCGGCGGAAGAGGCCAGTCAGTCCGACCTGGTGGACCTAAGAGAAACTGCTGCTACCGCGGACGAGGAGGGCAACAAGCTGGCGCTCGCGCTCTTCTCTGCGCCGCCGGCCACGAACGGCAGCTGGGTCACGTTCCCATCGGGACCGGACGCCGCCCCAGAGCCAGCGGTGACCTCGGCGTGGCACACGCCCGCCGCGGAGCCCAGGAATGCGGATTGGGAGCTGGCGCTGGTGGAGACGGCGAGTAACCTCTCCAAGCAGGCGGCTTCGCTGGGTGGCGGGATGGACACGCTGCTCCTGGGCGGGATGTACGACCACGGCGCCGTGAGGCGGCAGGTGGCCGCGCCGGGGAGCGCGAGCAGCATGGCGCTGCTGCCCGGGCATCAGGTGGCTCCGGTGCTGATGCTCCTGGGCCCCGACGGCAGCACAGCGCGTCAGGTGGCCGGGGGCGACCCGTTTGCGGCGTCGCTGGCGGTGCCGCCGCCGTCGTACGTGCAGATGGCGGAGATGGAGCGGAAGCAGCAGCTGCTGGTGCAGGAGCAGCAGATGTGGGCGCAGTACCGGCATGGTGGCATGCAGGGGCAGCCCGCCGGGTTCAACAACGGCCTCGCCGGCGGCAGCGTGTTCGCGCCGAACGCCGCCATGGCCGTGCCCTATGGGGGGTATGGGTACTATTAA